Proteins encoded within one genomic window of Polynucleobacter duraquae:
- the miaB gene encoding tRNA (N6-isopentenyl adenosine(37)-C2)-methylthiotransferase MiaB yields the protein MKKLYIKTFGCQMNEYDSGKMADLLHANEGMVMTDTPEDADVVLLNTCSIREKAEDKVFSDLGRLRELKKTKPDLLIGVGGCVASQEGQQIISRAPYVDVVFGPQTLHRLSDLITQRRETGRPQVDISFPEIEKFDHLPASRQTRGSAYVSIMEGCSKYCSYCVVPYTRGEEVSRPFDDVLTEVAGLAAQGVKEIVLLGQNVNAYLGKMGESEEVADFALLIEYIAEIPGVERIRFTTSHPKEFTQRLIDVYAKVPKLVSHLHLPVQHASDSVLSAMKRGYTALEYKSIIRKIRAVRPDLTLSSDFIVGFPGETDEDFAKLLKMVEELHFDNSFCFIFSARPGTPAANLSDDTSYEVKLKRLQTLLALVESQANQISKDMLGNTERVLVEGLAKDGVNLQGRANNNRVIHFTAPDSDIESLIGQMVDIRITEVLNYTLRGDLISELTSTHVH from the coding sequence ATGAAAAAGCTCTATATCAAAACCTTTGGCTGTCAAATGAACGAGTATGACTCGGGCAAGATGGCCGACCTCCTACATGCCAATGAAGGCATGGTCATGACTGATACCCCTGAAGATGCAGATGTGGTTCTATTGAACACGTGCTCAATTCGTGAAAAAGCGGAAGACAAGGTATTTTCTGACTTAGGGCGGCTGCGTGAGCTCAAGAAAACCAAACCTGATTTATTGATTGGTGTTGGTGGTTGCGTTGCCAGCCAAGAGGGTCAACAAATTATTAGCAGAGCTCCCTATGTAGATGTAGTCTTTGGTCCGCAAACTCTACATCGCTTGTCTGATCTCATTACACAACGTCGCGAAACTGGTAGGCCTCAGGTTGACATCTCTTTTCCAGAAATAGAAAAGTTTGATCATCTACCCGCTTCTCGTCAAACGCGCGGCTCGGCTTATGTTTCCATTATGGAAGGCTGCTCAAAATACTGCAGCTACTGCGTGGTTCCTTACACTCGCGGCGAAGAAGTATCGCGTCCCTTTGACGACGTATTGACAGAAGTAGCTGGGCTTGCAGCCCAAGGCGTAAAAGAAATTGTTTTACTCGGTCAAAACGTCAATGCATATCTTGGCAAAATGGGTGAGTCGGAGGAGGTCGCTGACTTTGCGTTGTTGATCGAATACATTGCAGAAATTCCGGGTGTTGAAAGAATTCGTTTTACTACTAGCCACCCAAAAGAATTTACCCAGCGCTTGATTGATGTTTACGCAAAAGTTCCTAAGCTGGTGAGCCACTTACATCTTCCAGTGCAACACGCATCCGACTCCGTTTTATCTGCAATGAAACGTGGTTACACCGCCCTAGAATATAAAAGTATTATTCGCAAGATACGCGCTGTGAGGCCCGACCTGACTCTCTCTAGTGACTTTATTGTGGGCTTTCCTGGCGAGACGGATGAAGACTTTGCAAAACTACTCAAAATGGTTGAAGAGCTCCATTTTGATAATAGCTTTTGCTTTATCTTCAGCGCACGTCCAGGTACACCTGCGGCCAATCTAAGTGATGACACCTCTTACGAGGTCAAACTCAAGCGACTACAAACCTTACTTGCCCTTGTTGAGTCACAAGCAAATCAGATTAGTAAAGATATGCTAGGTAATACTGAACGAGTTCTGGTTGAAGGCTTAGCAAAGGATGGAGTGAACCTGCAAGGTCGCGCTAACAATAACCGAGTCATTCACTTTACTGCGCCTGATTCAGATATCGAATCACTGATTGGTCAAATGGTAGACATCCGTATTACTGAAGTACTGAATTACACGCTTCGAGGCGATCTCATCAGCGAGCTTACTTCTACCCACGTCCATTAA
- the ybeY gene encoding rRNA maturation RNase YbeY translates to MTTKQSSPSKLEIDIQFASTAIEEKVLAIASQAAIKKWVKAAIGLNGLITLRFVNAAEGKKLNFAFRNKDYATNVLTFSYELSKKTLTADIIFCLPVIQKEASEQSKTTKAHLAHLIIHGCLHAQGLEHESATEAKKMEGKEIALLSTLGFANPYAAI, encoded by the coding sequence ATGACAACTAAGCAATCATCACCCTCTAAATTAGAGATAGATATTCAGTTTGCTAGCACTGCAATTGAGGAAAAAGTTTTGGCGATTGCTTCTCAAGCAGCAATCAAAAAATGGGTAAAAGCTGCAATTGGACTGAATGGCCTAATCACCTTACGCTTTGTTAATGCAGCGGAAGGGAAAAAACTGAATTTTGCCTTTCGTAATAAAGACTATGCGACTAATGTCCTTACCTTTTCATACGAGCTCAGTAAAAAGACTTTGACTGCCGATATTATTTTTTGCCTTCCCGTGATTCAAAAAGAAGCCTCGGAACAAAGTAAGACTACAAAAGCCCACTTAGCCCATTTGATCATTCATGGTTGCCTGCATGCCCAAGGCCTTGAGCATGAAAGTGCTACAGAAGCAAAGAAAATGGAAGGTAAGGAAATAGCCCTCCTATCAACTTTGGGCTTTGCCAACCCCTACGCAGCCATTTAA
- a CDS encoding HlyC/CorC family transporter, whose protein sequence is MPDPNKSLLERLADFLTPQPTSPAERRQELIDTLREAQTEGLIDADALSMIEGVFQVGQLCARDILIPRAQIDWIDISQPLSEIIKSVITAAHSRFPVFEGTRDNVIGTLLAKDLLRHSSEKDFQVRDWLRPAVFIPESKRLSVLLRDFKDNRNHLAIVVDEYSSVAGVITIEDVLEQIVGDIEDEHDIDEEADNLISLDNGDIRVKGITELEQFNETLGTQFEVEDIETVAGLVIQHLGRVPKMGELIEIDGVEFEVQRADPRQIHILLARQLPKKPD, encoded by the coding sequence ATGCCTGACCCCAATAAATCCCTTTTAGAACGCTTGGCCGATTTTTTAACGCCACAGCCAACCAGCCCCGCAGAACGTCGTCAAGAACTGATTGACACTCTCAGAGAAGCTCAGACAGAGGGCTTAATTGATGCAGATGCACTCTCCATGATTGAGGGAGTATTCCAAGTAGGTCAATTATGCGCGCGCGATATTTTGATTCCTAGAGCGCAGATTGACTGGATTGACATTAGCCAGCCTTTATCAGAAATTATCAAGAGCGTGATTACTGCCGCTCACTCACGCTTTCCAGTATTTGAAGGTACTCGCGACAATGTCATCGGCACCTTGTTAGCAAAAGATTTGTTGCGTCACTCCTCTGAAAAAGATTTTCAGGTGCGTGATTGGTTACGTCCTGCCGTATTTATTCCTGAATCTAAACGCTTAAGCGTGTTGCTACGCGACTTCAAAGATAACCGTAATCACTTAGCTATTGTCGTGGATGAATACAGCAGTGTTGCAGGCGTCATTACGATTGAAGATGTGCTTGAACAAATTGTTGGCGACATTGAAGATGAGCATGACATTGATGAAGAGGCAGATAATCTCATCTCCTTAGACAATGGTGATATTCGCGTAAAAGGTATTACCGAGCTCGAACAATTTAACGAGACTCTGGGTACGCAATTTGAAGTTGAAGATATTGAAACGGTTGCCGGTTTAGTCATTCAGCATCTTGGTCGAGTGCCAAAGATGGGTGAACTGATTGAAATTGACGGGGTTGAATTTGAGGTTCAGCGCGCCGATCCAAGACAGATTCATATTCTGCTTGCACGACAACTCCCCAAAAAGCCCGACTAA
- the lnt gene encoding apolipoprotein N-acyltransferase has protein sequence MIDRLLPRLSGYIGHLKLFVLGAILAGVAELPLGGWIQIPILGIIWWQITKYQTASFRSIFFLGMSFGLGYFVLGLWWIFISLHDIGGMNVMLSSTAVFLLAGLLAIFFSCASLTLHFSKGLFLPSLLLASSWVAIEYLRGILFTGFPWMGLGETQVYGPFASVAPFLGGLGCTFFTVLVSRQLTFLRSYFKASSISVMSLIVLSQLLSFWSFTKPTGEPLTVELIQGNIAQSLIFKPEGMLQQIAFYKSAMLDSQADLVVSPETALPWPETNLPTGTLEDLQEFAINNKRFLLFGILGRHFNPADGREFSNRAIGFSPSNPPYRYDKSHLVPFGEFIPPGFRWFVNAFSVPLSDFSRGSQNQSLFLINREGQSPLYAAITICYEDVFGDELATRLRNSKESANLFINMTNLAWFGDSQAPKQQLRLSQLRSLETGLPALRATNTGITAVLGPDGKILAELPKFTQGILRTSIQAYSGITPYVLWGNAPILSLSGLLLLLGLIRQKRI, from the coding sequence TTGATTGATCGGCTACTGCCAAGGCTTAGCGGTTATATCGGCCATCTGAAGTTATTTGTTCTTGGTGCAATACTGGCAGGTGTTGCGGAACTGCCCTTAGGTGGATGGATTCAGATTCCGATCCTCGGCATCATTTGGTGGCAAATTACAAAGTATCAAACTGCTTCTTTCAGGAGTATATTTTTCCTAGGGATGTCATTTGGCCTTGGCTACTTCGTACTAGGGCTTTGGTGGATCTTTATTAGTTTGCATGACATCGGCGGAATGAATGTCATGCTCTCCAGCACTGCAGTTTTCCTATTGGCTGGCCTACTAGCCATTTTCTTTTCTTGCGCCTCACTCACACTACATTTTTCAAAAGGGCTATTTTTACCAAGTCTTCTACTGGCATCAAGCTGGGTGGCGATAGAATATTTGCGCGGCATACTCTTTACCGGCTTTCCTTGGATGGGTCTAGGGGAAACACAAGTCTATGGTCCTTTTGCATCAGTCGCCCCATTTCTAGGTGGACTGGGGTGCACGTTTTTTACAGTATTGGTATCTCGGCAGTTAACCTTTTTGAGGTCCTACTTTAAAGCTAGTTCAATTTCTGTGATGTCTCTCATCGTACTGAGCCAACTATTGAGCTTCTGGTCCTTTACGAAGCCTACCGGCGAGCCTCTGACTGTAGAGCTCATTCAGGGAAACATTGCTCAAAGCTTAATCTTCAAACCAGAGGGTATGCTGCAACAAATTGCGTTTTATAAATCTGCAATGCTAGATTCGCAAGCAGACTTGGTAGTGTCTCCAGAAACAGCCTTGCCATGGCCTGAGACCAATTTACCTACAGGCACCTTAGAGGATCTGCAGGAATTTGCAATCAACAATAAGCGTTTCCTTTTATTTGGCATCTTGGGGCGACACTTTAATCCCGCAGATGGAAGAGAATTCTCCAATAGAGCAATTGGCTTTAGTCCAAGTAATCCACCTTATCGTTACGATAAATCGCATCTGGTTCCTTTCGGAGAATTTATTCCCCCAGGATTTCGTTGGTTTGTAAATGCATTTAGCGTGCCCTTAAGTGATTTTTCTCGAGGATCTCAAAACCAATCCTTGTTCTTGATTAACAGAGAGGGGCAGTCGCCACTCTATGCGGCAATCACTATTTGCTATGAAGATGTATTTGGTGATGAGCTAGCTACACGTTTACGTAACAGCAAAGAATCGGCCAACCTCTTTATCAATATGACAAACCTTGCTTGGTTCGGGGATTCTCAAGCACCAAAACAACAATTGCGACTTTCACAATTACGCTCCCTAGAAACGGGTCTTCCTGCATTACGAGCAACCAATACTGGAATCACGGCAGTACTTGGTCCAGATGGCAAAATTTTGGCAGAACTTCCCAAGTTCACCCAAGGTATCTTAAGGACCAGTATTCAAGCCTACTCCGGCATAACTCCTTATGTGCTTTGGGGAAACGCGCCCATTTTGAGCCTTTCTGGCCTCTTACTCCTGCTGGGTCTGATTCGCCAAAAACGAATCTAA
- the glyQ gene encoding glycine--tRNA ligase subunit alpha, giving the protein MLTFQQIILKLQDYWDQQGCALLQPIDLEVGAGTSHTATFLRAIGPEPWKAAYVQPSRRPKDGRYGENPNRLQHYYQYQVVLKPAPENILELYLGSLAALGLDLQKNDVRFVEDDWENPTLGAWGLGWEVWLNGMEVTQFTYFQQVGGIDCKPVLGEITYGIERLAMYIQNCSNVYDLVWAEGISYGDVYHQNEVEQSCYNFEHSNTDLLFANFTNYESEAKRLMEVPLALPAYEMVLKAGHTFNLLDARGAISVTERAAYIGRIRNLSRAVAQAYFESREKLGFPMCQRQSKA; this is encoded by the coding sequence ATGCTTACTTTTCAGCAAATCATTCTCAAACTCCAAGATTACTGGGACCAACAAGGTTGTGCCCTATTGCAACCTATTGACCTTGAGGTCGGTGCCGGCACATCTCATACAGCTACTTTCTTGAGGGCAATTGGCCCTGAGCCATGGAAAGCAGCTTACGTCCAACCCTCGCGTAGACCTAAAGATGGTCGGTACGGAGAAAATCCGAACCGCTTGCAGCATTACTACCAGTACCAAGTAGTACTGAAGCCTGCCCCAGAAAATATTCTTGAGCTCTACTTAGGATCGCTTGCAGCCTTAGGTCTTGATCTTCAAAAGAACGATGTACGTTTTGTTGAAGATGACTGGGAAAATCCAACCTTGGGCGCATGGGGCTTGGGCTGGGAAGTTTGGCTTAACGGCATGGAAGTAACTCAATTCACCTATTTCCAGCAGGTTGGCGGTATTGACTGCAAACCCGTTTTAGGCGAAATCACCTACGGCATTGAGCGCTTGGCAATGTATATCCAAAATTGCTCCAACGTATACGACCTCGTTTGGGCAGAGGGCATCTCTTATGGCGATGTGTATCACCAAAATGAAGTAGAGCAGTCTTGCTATAACTTTGAACATTCCAACACCGACCTCTTATTTGCAAACTTCACCAACTATGAAAGTGAAGCGAAGCGTTTGATGGAAGTACCATTAGCCTTGCCGGCTTATGAAATGGTACTCAAGGCTGGGCATACCTTTAACTTACTGGATGCCCGTGGCGCTATCTCGGTTACCGAGCGTGCAGCCTATATCGGACGTATCCGCAATCTTTCTCGTGCAGTAGCGCAGGCTTACTTCGAATCTCGTGAGAAATTAGGATTTCCGATGTGCCAACGTCAATCCAAAGCCTAA
- the glyS gene encoding glycine--tRNA ligase subunit beta, translating to MSTQNFLSKSDNLLIELFTEELPPKSLRRLGDAFSEGVYSTLKTAGLLSDNSLATGFATPRRLAVQITNVLSQAPDYPVREKLLPTSIAFDADGKPTAPLQKKLASLGYVDIDLSTLEKAGEGKNEALYLNVVAKGAALEQTAQQALEQTLSKLPIAKMMRYQVLQKNGELADVEFARPAHRIIALHGKQTLHISALGIDAENETEGHRFLAPGVITIDSADQYESDLTAKAKVLPSFDKRHEFIKSALLKAAGTDLVLMPDSLLDEVTALVEWPAIYECHFDQEFLEVPQECLILTMQTNQKYFALTDQQGKLRNRFLIVSNIETDKPEAIISGNERVVRPRLSDARFFFQQDQKRPLASRVADLGKVVYHNQLGNQLDRTKRVQGIAVGIAKTLSANETLASRAAEIAKTDLLTDMVGEFPELQGIMGRYYATHDGENPEVASACSEHYMPRFAGDALPQTQTGTILAIADKLETLVGIWGVGLAPTGDKDPYALRRHALGICRLLLEKNLSLSLPELIELARKQFPQKDVQEKVKAEDIYAFIIDRLRAYLRDQAVAGKPFTTEEIDAVLSQSPAQLNDLIDRLTALREFNALAEAAQLAAANKRISNILKKNATAIPGTCSSKLLQVPAEIALYEALKKITPTLTTTYEQRQFVDLLKALVALSTPIDQFFADVMVMDPNPELRDNRLALLHQLHQKMNLIADLGKLA from the coding sequence ATGAGTACACAGAATTTCCTCTCTAAATCAGACAACCTTCTGATTGAGTTGTTTACTGAAGAGCTTCCACCAAAATCATTACGCCGCTTAGGCGATGCTTTTAGTGAGGGTGTTTATTCAACCCTAAAAACTGCAGGACTCTTGAGTGACAACTCTCTTGCTACTGGCTTCGCTACACCACGTCGCCTTGCCGTTCAAATTACCAATGTCTTAAGTCAAGCTCCAGACTATCCGGTACGTGAAAAATTACTACCGACCAGCATTGCTTTTGATGCTGATGGAAAGCCGACTGCACCACTGCAAAAAAAATTGGCCTCTTTGGGCTATGTAGATATCGACCTTTCCACCCTAGAAAAAGCGGGTGAAGGCAAGAATGAAGCACTGTATCTCAATGTCGTTGCCAAAGGGGCGGCATTAGAACAAACCGCTCAACAAGCACTTGAGCAAACGCTAAGTAAATTACCCATCGCCAAAATGATGCGCTATCAAGTGCTTCAAAAAAATGGTGAATTAGCAGATGTTGAGTTTGCGCGCCCAGCGCACCGCATCATTGCTCTACACGGTAAGCAAACATTGCATATCAGCGCACTAGGTATTGATGCAGAAAACGAAACCGAAGGACACCGCTTTCTGGCTCCAGGCGTCATTACAATTGACTCTGCAGATCAGTATGAGTCTGACCTCACCGCCAAAGCAAAAGTGTTACCAAGCTTTGATAAGCGCCATGAATTTATCAAATCTGCATTATTAAAAGCCGCTGGCACTGATTTAGTACTGATGCCAGATAGCCTCTTAGATGAAGTGACTGCCTTAGTGGAGTGGCCAGCAATTTATGAGTGTCACTTTGATCAAGAGTTCTTAGAGGTTCCACAAGAATGCTTGATTCTGACAATGCAAACCAATCAAAAATACTTTGCACTGACTGATCAGCAAGGTAAGTTACGTAATCGCTTCTTGATCGTTTCTAATATTGAAACCGATAAGCCAGAAGCAATTATTTCTGGCAATGAACGTGTAGTGCGTCCACGACTTTCCGATGCACGCTTCTTCTTCCAACAAGATCAAAAGCGTCCACTGGCATCTCGCGTAGCTGATCTAGGAAAAGTGGTTTATCACAATCAGCTCGGCAACCAATTGGATCGCACCAAGCGTGTTCAAGGTATTGCTGTTGGCATTGCAAAAACTTTATCAGCCAATGAAACGCTGGCTAGCCGTGCTGCTGAGATTGCTAAAACGGATTTATTAACCGATATGGTTGGTGAGTTCCCAGAACTCCAAGGCATCATGGGCCGTTACTACGCCACGCATGATGGTGAAAATCCTGAAGTAGCCTCTGCCTGTAGCGAGCATTACATGCCTCGCTTTGCGGGTGATGCATTACCCCAAACGCAGACCGGCACTATCTTAGCGATTGCCGACAAGCTAGAAACTCTTGTTGGCATTTGGGGTGTTGGCCTTGCACCAACTGGTGATAAAGACCCCTATGCCCTGCGTCGTCATGCTCTCGGAATTTGCCGGCTCTTGCTAGAGAAAAATCTCAGCCTGAGTCTGCCTGAATTAATTGAGCTAGCACGCAAACAATTTCCGCAAAAAGATGTTCAAGAAAAGGTGAAGGCTGAAGATATTTATGCCTTCATCATTGATCGACTGCGTGCTTACTTGCGCGATCAGGCTGTTGCTGGCAAGCCATTCACTACCGAAGAAATTGATGCGGTATTGAGTCAATCACCTGCGCAACTGAATGACTTGATAGATCGCTTAACTGCATTGCGTGAATTCAATGCCTTAGCAGAAGCTGCTCAGTTAGCCGCTGCCAACAAGCGTATCAGCAATATCCTGAAAAAAAATGCCACTGCTATTCCTGGAACATGCTCAAGCAAGCTCTTACAAGTTCCCGCTGAAATAGCTCTATACGAAGCACTTAAGAAAATTACTCCAACACTGACTACTACCTATGAGCAACGTCAGTTTGTGGATCTACTAAAAGCATTGGTAGCTTTAAGCACCCCAATCGATCAATTCTTTGCCGATGTCATGGTGATGGACCCAAATCCAGAGCTGCGTGATAACCGCCTAGCCCTCCTGCACCAACTCCACCAGAAAATGAATCTCATTGCCGACCTCGGCAAATTAGCATGA
- the gmhB gene encoding D-glycero-beta-D-manno-heptose 1,7-bisphosphate 7-phosphatase: MSISSSKLIILDRDGVINEDRDDYVKSSDEWIPLPGSLEAIALLNQAGYQIAVATNQSGLARGYFNINDLHAMHGKMEKLLKPLGGHIDSIFFCPHTDANACDCRKPLPGMMKEIALRYKKNQSVTPLLGVPIVGDSLRDLQAGVALGASPHLVLTGKGSKTLDKGGLPEGTQIHADLMAFATALLKDQV; encoded by the coding sequence ATGAGCATCAGCTCCTCCAAACTGATCATTCTTGATCGCGATGGCGTGATTAATGAAGATCGTGATGATTATGTGAAGTCGAGTGATGAGTGGATTCCGCTACCAGGCAGCCTTGAAGCGATCGCACTACTCAATCAAGCGGGCTATCAAATCGCTGTGGCAACTAATCAATCTGGGTTAGCGCGAGGCTATTTCAATATCAATGATCTACATGCAATGCATGGCAAGATGGAGAAGTTGCTCAAACCCTTAGGTGGTCATATCGATAGTATTTTCTTTTGCCCGCATACCGATGCCAACGCATGCGATTGTCGTAAGCCTCTACCCGGGATGATGAAAGAGATAGCGTTACGTTACAAGAAAAATCAGAGTGTCACGCCTTTATTGGGTGTACCGATTGTGGGCGACTCCTTGCGTGACTTGCAGGCAGGAGTTGCATTGGGTGCTAGTCCGCATTTAGTATTAACCGGCAAAGGTAGTAAAACCCTGGATAAAGGTGGCCTCCCAGAGGGAACACAGATTCATGCGGATTTGATGGCATTTGCTACTGCACTCTTAAAAGATCAGGTTTAA
- a CDS encoding lysophospholipid acyltransferase family protein, whose product MTFIRSALFTLFLLIFTPIWSVLCILVFPFLNPENRYRFIGLWNKVVIWILQPLCGIRYEIRGMENMMAVLDKPVVVLSKHQSAYETIFYIALLPKQVCFVFKRELLWIPFFGWALALLKMIHINRNSKETAAISVVGQGKKRLSEGKWILLFPEGTRTPTGSHKPYSKGGARLASATEALVIPIAHNAGRCWPKNSFLKQAGTVIFSIGPAIPSTGKTGGQLHQEVEKWIEAEMRVIDPTAYE is encoded by the coding sequence ATGACTTTTATTCGCTCAGCCTTATTCACCCTATTTTTGCTGATATTCACGCCAATCTGGTCAGTGCTTTGCATCCTCGTTTTTCCATTCCTCAATCCAGAGAATCGCTATCGCTTTATTGGGCTGTGGAATAAGGTCGTCATCTGGATTTTGCAGCCTCTCTGCGGAATTCGTTACGAGATTCGTGGGATGGAAAACATGATGGCGGTTTTGGATAAGCCTGTTGTTGTTCTTAGCAAGCATCAGTCTGCGTACGAAACTATTTTCTATATCGCCCTACTTCCCAAACAGGTTTGCTTTGTTTTCAAAAGGGAGTTACTTTGGATCCCTTTCTTTGGCTGGGCTTTGGCTTTACTCAAGATGATTCATATCAATCGCAACAGCAAAGAAACTGCCGCCATCTCTGTTGTTGGTCAAGGGAAAAAACGCTTAAGTGAAGGTAAATGGATTTTGTTGTTTCCAGAGGGGACCAGAACGCCCACCGGATCTCATAAGCCCTACAGTAAAGGTGGCGCAAGGTTAGCGAGTGCTACTGAGGCTTTGGTTATTCCGATTGCCCACAATGCTGGTCGTTGCTGGCCTAAGAATAGTTTTCTAAAGCAAGCAGGCACAGTGATCTTTTCCATCGGCCCTGCCATTCCCTCTACTGGAAAAACAGGTGGGCAGCTTCATCAAGAAGTAGAAAAATGGATTGAAGCTGAAATGCGAGTAATTGATCCTACTGCTTATGAGTAA